The DNA window ATTATTTGAAACAGCGGTTAACAAAAGATAATGATGCGGGGAATTTGATAACGGAGGATGAATTTTAATTTTACTGCCACATGCCACGTTCGTTTTCGTCTTACATTACTTCAGTACCGTCATTTGTAGTTATGTACTTTTTATATAATAAAAATAGTCTTATCGCTTATTTTTCGGTGTCGGGTTCTATAGTTCTTCGCCAAGATTCCCTAAATATCAAACATATTCATAGGGAATCTTGTAGAACCTTGCTATAAGGGGCACCATATCATTCCGAGAAATGAAAACAGCATATTAGAGTAGAAAATAACATCTTCAGTATGAAAGATGTTATTAAGATCCTAGTTGCATAAATTTTTCTTTTTACTTGTTTTGGGTAAATACACTAATCTTAAGTTGATGGGCATGGGGCCAAGCTGAAAAAATCCAGAAAACCGTATAAAATTCGGAATTTTATACGGTTTTAATGAAAGAGTTTTGTAACATTTTCGCAAGAAAAATGAAAGGTATTTAAACTAAGATGAACCTACAGATATTGATTTTATATTCTAAAATCAATATACAACAGTGTTTATATGTTTATTTTTTACAGTGTTACATGTAAGCAATTTAGGCTAATTCTTACTAAGAGAGGACAACAAAAATGAAGAAAAAATTTAAAACAATTGGAATTGGAAAAAAAGTAATTCCTACCGCAGCGGCATTAGGTATTCTTTTTTCAGTAGCTCCTATTGCAGAAAACAAGGCTAGCGCAGGAATAGGTACGGTACTAGATGTAACTATTACTTCATTAGGTATTGTAAAAGACATTTATGAAGGACTTGGAATATCTCCAAAGGATCCAGGACCGGGTACTCACATTGATGTATATGCAGAAAATATAACTTACAGGGCTCCTAATTTTACATCTGGGGAATTTAATATTTCCATGCATCATACAGAAGATGATTCAAATTTTACTAAATCAGTTAAAGTACTCTATCCAAATGGAAAAATTGAAATTCATAAATTAAGATCTGGGCAGCAGCTTAAAATTACTGAAGCGGGTACAATTATAGATCTAAACCCTGATGCAAAATCTGTCTCAGAACACGATCTTCTTTACATTACACAAGCACAATTAGACGAAGGAAAGACCGGAGTTGTGATGAATCAAGGTCAAACAGCATTCGTAGAAAAAACATCTGGTAAAAACCCAAGACTTGTTATTCCATTTCATAAGAAAAGATACCCATCATATACTTCTGAATGGTCATTCGCTAGAGGTACAGATGCCCTATTTGCTGAGTTATCAGATGAGGAAAAGCGAATATCAACATTGACTTCAAAGCCAGTATCCAAAGATGTTCTTGAGAATTATGTTAAGAATGACCCTAAAGCTCTTGCAGATTTTAATAACCGATCAAGTAATATTTTAGCAGATACCTCTCAAATCCTAGAGACACCTATTACATCAGTATTTAGCATACTAAATGATGGTAACCCTTATCAAATTATCCCTGCTCAAAAAGGAACAAATAAAGTAATCGTTAAAAAAGGTTCGAAATATCTTTCTGGAAAAGAAGGAAATGCACTTCAATATTCAGACGTGATTGGTGATGATGAAATCCTCGAACTAGTCATGATTGACGAGAAGTCTCATGACAATAAAGTTCAATTCCACTTGGTAAACAAGAATGGTGTACCTTTGGTTGCTGGTCTTTACTCTCAATTATTCCACAGTCCAGATAGTGGTGATGATGACCTTTCTTTTACTGCAAAAACTAACAATGAAGTTCACAACTGGTTAAGAGAATGGTATCCAGGTAAAGTAAATGAGAAGCAGAAATATGAAGGGATAGAATTCGAATATAAGGATGGAGAAAAATTTCCAACGGCTGCAAAAGACTCCTCTGGAAATGTGATAAAGAACACTTGGGTAGACCAGGGTGCAGATTATTACTATGCAGGTTCTGATGGTGTCTTCTTAAAAGGTTGGAAAGAAATCGATGGTAAAACATATTATTTTCATCCAGATAGTAGACGAGTATTATCGACAAGTGGCTCTAATGGTAATCATGAGATTGATGGGAAGTACTACCACTTTGACGATAAGGGTGCCCTACAACGATCAGCGTGGAGAGATCATAGCTATTCTGATGCTTCTGGAGCGTTCATTAAAGAAGGTCTACGAGAAATCGAAGGTAAAATTTATTATTTCCAAAATTACCTGGCAAATACAAATGAAATACGTCTAGAAGATCAAAATATCATTCTTCACTTTTCTGACAAAGGCGTACTTGAGAGAGCTTCTGATCTGAATGGAAACGCACTAACTACTCCTACAACTGTTATTTTTAACGAGAAACAACTAGCCTTTGAGAAAAACGGTGCTATTAGAAAATTAGGAGTGACTGAAAAGAGAGCTTTCCCTCAACCGGATGGAAGCGAGAAGGATGCAATCCACTATTATAGCTTAGAAGAAGGAGCTACTTATTCTGGTTGGAAAACAATTGATGGGAAAAAGTACCATTTCAAAGATGGCGCACACTATACTTTCGATGGACATGAAACCATTGACGGAAAAAGATATTATTTTAATCATGACGGAAAAGCTAAGCTAACAGGGTTTGATAAAGTTGACGGTAAGATATACCATTATGACGATAAAGGCGTGATGCAAACGGGCTGGCAACAAATCGATGGTAAATGGTATTACTTCGATGATTCTGGAGCAGCTAAGATAGGATGGTTCCAAGTTGGTGGTGGGTATCATTTCCCTTATTACGGATACTTTACGTATTATGCTACACAGGATGGTTCAATTTATACAGATACCAAGGTTGAAATTAACGGAAAAACCTATAAATTTGATAGCCATGGACACAAAGGCTATTAATGATACAAAAAAGTCTATTTTTTATAAATATGAATCGCTAAATGAGATCCCCAAATCCTCCAGATGCTTTCAGCATCTGGAGGATTTTTATTAACTTGATGGTGATGGGGTCCCGCCAACAAAACGCGAATTTCGTACGATAAGGAATTTTTAAGGAAAAAAACTTGGTTTCACCGTACGTTAAGAAGGTTCCATAAACGATATTTTGCATTTGATATGGAACTTTGTTTTTGGTAATGAGTTTTGGTACTAATTTTGGTTCTGGTGCAAAAACCATTTGATAGAGATATAGAACCTACATGGCCTATTCAATGACAGATTATGATGCAATTCCAAACAACTTATGTATGAATCCAACTTCATTTTGAGCAGACTTCACCTGTAGGTTAAGTTCTCCTTTTTTCATCATATGCATGGCTTCAACGCCGCTCAATATAGAAGTGGCTGTTTCATACGACTTGAATCCTAACATAGAACGTACACGTTTCTTAATGAAACGGTGATCCTGTTCCACTATATTATTGAGATATTTAACTTGCCTTATTTGTATGCCTTCAGGCCCACGGCAATGATTCTTTCTTTTTCGGGCCACACATTAAAAATTATAGATTTTTAGGGTAAAACTTTAATTTATGAGATTGTAGCACTACAAACTTTAAAGAAAACCTGTAAAAATTAGTTCCGTAAACTTATTTTCATGATGATTTATCCGTGTTCCGTAAACAAATGTTGTCAAAATCAATATAAAAAGTTAACGGAATTCCAGTTCTGTTAACTTAAACTTGCGAATGGCCCCTAAAAGTAGTAATCGTTGCCGTGCCCCTTATAGGGAATTCATTATACTTATTAAAACAACAACATGACACAGACAAAGCCAAAGAATAAACATAATGGACTATAGAACCAAGTGTCGTATCTAGCAAACTGAGAATGTTTAATTTTTTTAAAAAATCCAACAAACTTAAAATCACCAATTGCCCTAATAATGAAAACTAAAGCACAGACAATACTTCCAATTTTAGATAAATTATTTGCTTGAAACCCCTGCAAATAACCTCCTTGAACAACAATAATGACACTAGCCAGTAGAATAAGAATGGCTACGAATAATGTTCCCCATATTCTCGGAGTAAAAGCAGGCTTATGTTCTCCCTCTTTTACTGGGAGAACAGCGGCAGAACCCCATCGACCTCCAAAAGCCCAATAAATATGCAAAAAACTGATAAACCACAGAAGCCCTACAGCTACTAATATTAATAGTAATTTCATTTATTCGCCCCCAATGTCGTAACTTCAAATAAAACATACACTACCGTATGTTATAGTAAAAATTTTGTCCCTTCAGGTTTTATAACCATATTAGGGACATTTATTATCGAATAATCAATTATGCCTCGGCATAATTGCGTCCGGAATCGGCTTTGTGCTTGCACCAAGAACTCCTTTCCGATTCCGTGACATCCGCCGGAGGCTTTAACTTCTTTCAGCGGATGTTTGGACACCCGCTGAAAGAAGTTAAAAGCTCAACCATTTTATCAATATCAAAATTAGGATTTGCTTCAAACCTTGTCATCCATCCTACATACGTTAAATAGGCAAGTCTCGCTCGATCAATTGATTCAGTTTCGTCTATGCCCATTTTTTGATACAATTTTGCAACACAAGAAATTCTCTGTTCTTCCATATCTACTAAACGCGCTGCCACAACAGGATCATATTTAGCCCAAGTATAAATACCATTCTCAATTTTTTTATCTCGATTAAAACTAATCTGTAATAGCTTTTCTAAAGAGGCATCCTGTTGCTCCATACTTTGAACAATCAGCTTTGTTGCATGTACTTCCCAAAAGTCGAGCATAGAATCTAAAAGCTCTTGATGGTCACGAAAATAGTGATAGAAGCTTCCTTTGCTTATTTTTAGCAATCGAGCAAGTGCTTCAATGCGAACTTTATGTATCCCTTCATCAGCTAATTGTTGTAATCCTGCTTTTATCCAATCTTCCCTCGTTAATTGCATATCATCTCTCCAGTAAAATACGGTAGCGTATGTTTTACGTTAGATTACTACTATTCTCATTTTTTGTCAATTAGGGGTTCAGCCGCATCGCCATCAACTTAAAATTTTACAATACCCCAGAATGAAATTTTTTTGTCTTTTATAGCAACGAAGCTGTTTAATGAAAGTAAAGATCTTTAATTTGAAATAAAGTTCTTTTTTATATTATAAAGTTATATAAAAATGAAAGTCGATATTCTCAAATACGAGGGTATCGACTTTTTCCATATAAAGGTATAATGTTTGGGGTAGAGTTATTCAACAAACGGGGAGAATTAATGGGAGGACATTATGGAATTATTTGAATATGAAGAACGATTTAAAAAACAAGTAGAAAGCTATGAATTATCTGAGGAACAGTTACAATTTACAGGTACACCAAAGAAATGTGTAGAATTATCAAAAGCCGATACTGACAGACATTCTATATTATTTCTTGCAAATAATGAGCTTGTAACATTTTTCGTGCTTCATGAAAATGCAGGTGTAAATCCTTACTCTAAAAATCCAAAAGCTATTGTTATTACGAGCGTTTTCAACGGATTATTATTATCAAGGAAAGGGGCATGCCAAACAATCATTATTGTTACTACCTGACTTTGTACGCAAAGAATATCCACATATTAGTGAAATTGTATTAGCGGTAAATGTGAAAAACATTACTGCACAGTTATTATATAAAAAATGTGGCTTTATTGATGAAGGTGTACGAAAAATAGGGAAAAAAGGCGAACTTATTATTATGAGCTATTATTTATAAGAGAGATATTGTGAAAGATTCGACAACCGAATTAAACAGTGTAGTTTAGTGTTTTCTAAATAAACTACACTCATTATAAAATATTTATAGACTAAAAAGGTGCTTTCTGTGTAAGCGTAAAGTAACTCCAACATATACAATAAAATTTAATGTTGGAGTTATTTTTTGTTTACTTCATAATA is part of the Bacillus pseudomycoides genome and encodes:
- a CDS encoding DUF3995 domain-containing protein codes for the protein MKLLLILVAVGLLWFISFLHIYWAFGGRWGSAAVLPVKEGEHKPAFTPRIWGTLFVAILILLASVIIVVQGGYLQGFQANNLSKIGSIVCALVFIIRAIGDFKFVGFFKKIKHSQFARYDTWFYSPLCLFFGFVCVMLLF
- a CDS encoding TetR/AcrR family transcriptional regulator, with the protein product MQLTREDWIKAGLQQLADEGIHKVRIEALARLLKISKGSFYHYFRDHQELLDSMLDFWEVHATKLIVQSMEQQDASLEKLLQISFNRDKKIENGIYTWAKYDPVVAARLVDMEEQRISCVAKLYQKMGIDETESIDRARLAYLTYVGWMTRFEANPNFDIDKMVELLTSFSGCPNIR
- a CDS encoding N-acetylmuramoyl-L-alanine amidase family protein; the protein is MKKKFKTIGIGKKVIPTAAALGILFSVAPIAENKASAGIGTVLDVTITSLGIVKDIYEGLGISPKDPGPGTHIDVYAENITYRAPNFTSGEFNISMHHTEDDSNFTKSVKVLYPNGKIEIHKLRSGQQLKITEAGTIIDLNPDAKSVSEHDLLYITQAQLDEGKTGVVMNQGQTAFVEKTSGKNPRLVIPFHKKRYPSYTSEWSFARGTDALFAELSDEEKRISTLTSKPVSKDVLENYVKNDPKALADFNNRSSNILADTSQILETPITSVFSILNDGNPYQIIPAQKGTNKVIVKKGSKYLSGKEGNALQYSDVIGDDEILELVMIDEKSHDNKVQFHLVNKNGVPLVAGLYSQLFHSPDSGDDDLSFTAKTNNEVHNWLREWYPGKVNEKQKYEGIEFEYKDGEKFPTAAKDSSGNVIKNTWVDQGADYYYAGSDGVFLKGWKEIDGKTYYFHPDSRRVLSTSGSNGNHEIDGKYYHFDDKGALQRSAWRDHSYSDASGAFIKEGLREIEGKIYYFQNYLANTNEIRLEDQNIILHFSDKGVLERASDLNGNALTTPTTVIFNEKQLAFEKNGAIRKLGVTEKRAFPQPDGSEKDAIHYYSLEEGATYSGWKTIDGKKYHFKDGAHYTFDGHETIDGKRYYFNHDGKAKLTGFDKVDGKIYHYDDKGVMQTGWQQIDGKWYYFDDSGAAKIGWFQVGGGYHFPYYGYFTYYATQDGSIYTDTKVEINGKTYKFDSHGHKGY